From the Brassica napus cultivar Da-Ae chromosome A8, Da-Ae, whole genome shotgun sequence genome, one window contains:
- the LOC106361393 gene encoding cytochrome c oxidase subunit 6a, mitochondrial, translated as MYHFSESTIYFTTLPEKERERIGKKINQRMATAIVRSALSRAAIGAAPKTSLAPKRRFSSSAGHDDAYEAAKWEKITYLGIASCTALAAYVLSKGHHHGEDPPAYPYMHIRNKEFPWGPDGLFEVKHNEGH; from the exons ATGTATCATTTCAGTGAGTCCACTATTTATTTCACAACACTtccagagaaagagagagagagaataggaAAGAAGATAAATCAGAGGATGGCGACGGCGATTGTACGTTCAGCACTTTCCCGAGCAGCGATCGGCGCAGCTCCGAAGACATCCCTTGCCCCCAAGCGAAGATTTTCATCTTCCGCCGGCCATGACGATGCTT ATGAAGCTGCAAAGTGGGAGAAGATTACTTACCTGGGCATTGCTAGTTGCACTGCTTTAGCCGCCTATGTTTTATCTAAGGGTCATCATCACGGCGAGGATCCTCCT GCCTATCCGTATATGCACATCCGCAACAAGGAGTTTCCTTGGG GTCCAGACGGTCTCTTTGAGGTGAAGCACAACGAAGGGCACTGA